The following coding sequences lie in one Calidithermus timidus DSM 17022 genomic window:
- a CDS encoding aromatic-ring-hydroxylating dioxygenase subunit beta, whose amino-acid sequence MERTQALLNCLYQEAELLDEGRYREWLALLAQDVRYQVPVRVTKERGPEGGVSGVMEGMYHLDEDYTSLEMRVARLETGFAWAEDPPSRLRHFVTNVRIGEPRPTPKGEESEVRSNLLIFRSRWDRPDYTLLSAERRDVWRQEEGGWRLARRTVVLDSATLPTHNLAFFF is encoded by the coding sequence GTGGAACGTACCCAGGCCCTACTCAACTGCCTCTATCAGGAAGCCGAGCTGCTCGACGAGGGGCGCTACCGGGAGTGGCTGGCCCTGCTGGCCCAGGACGTGCGCTACCAGGTGCCGGTGCGCGTGACCAAGGAGCGGGGCCCGGAGGGAGGGGTGAGCGGGGTGATGGAGGGGATGTACCACCTGGACGAGGACTACACCTCGCTGGAGATGCGCGTGGCCCGGCTCGAGACCGGCTTCGCCTGGGCCGAAGATCCCCCTTCCCGCCTGCGCCACTTCGTGACCAACGTGCGCATCGGCGAACCCAGGCCCACCCCCAAGGGCGAGGAGAGCGAGGTGCGCTCCAACCTGCTCATCTTCAGGAGCCGCTGGGATCGGCCCGACTACACCTTGCTCTCCGCCGAGCGCCGCGACGTCTGGCGGCAGGAGGAGGGGGGCTGGCGGCTGGCCCGCCGCACGGTGGTTCTGGACAGCGCCACCTTGCCCACCCACAACCTCGCGTTCTTCTTCTAG
- a CDS encoding branched-chain amino acid ABC transporter permease, with protein sequence MMAGLSEVRRVRSASQRLALRIGLVALWFVPLFLGGYPLYLATEAALLAVAAVALGLLLGHGGVPSLGQAAFLGLGAYAVGLALKAGLPLLLALALAVLVAGLFALLTGLLVFRTHGIFVLMLTLAFGQMVYSAAYKWNALTGGDDGLSLSGLSLHPGLLHLGAMAVLLAVLLGLGWLLQTPYGKTLEAIRQNEEKIRSLGVPTFYYKLSLFVLTGALTGLAGGGLALHRSFISPHDLFWLTSATLMVMVLLGGSRGLWGAAFGALLYTFVQSWVSSFTDLWGVFVGLLLIGTVLFAREGLWPLLERRLGGERGGA encoded by the coding sequence ATGATGGCCGGCCTGAGCGAGGTTCGCCGGGTGCGGTCGGCTTCCCAGCGCCTTGCTTTGCGCATCGGGCTGGTAGCCCTTTGGTTCGTGCCCCTGTTTCTGGGCGGATACCCCCTCTACCTGGCCACCGAGGCGGCCCTGCTCGCGGTGGCGGCGGTGGCCCTGGGCCTGCTCCTGGGGCACGGGGGGGTGCCCTCGCTGGGCCAGGCGGCCTTTCTGGGCCTGGGGGCCTACGCGGTGGGTCTGGCGCTCAAGGCCGGCCTGCCGCTTCTTCTGGCCCTGGCGCTGGCGGTGCTGGTGGCGGGGTTGTTTGCCCTGCTCACCGGGCTTCTGGTCTTCCGCACCCACGGGATCTTCGTGCTGATGTTGACGCTGGCCTTTGGGCAGATGGTCTACTCGGCGGCGTACAAGTGGAATGCGCTTACCGGCGGCGATGACGGGCTGAGCCTCTCGGGGCTCTCCCTCCACCCGGGCCTCCTGCACCTGGGGGCCATGGCGGTTTTGCTGGCGGTTCTGCTGGGCCTGGGGTGGCTCTTGCAGACCCCTTACGGCAAGACCCTCGAGGCCATCCGCCAGAACGAGGAGAAGATCCGCTCGCTGGGGGTGCCGACCTTTTACTACAAGCTCTCGCTGTTCGTGCTCACCGGGGCCCTCACCGGGCTGGCCGGGGGCGGGCTGGCGCTGCACCGCAGCTTCATCAGCCCCCACGACCTCTTCTGGCTGACCTCGGCCACCCTGATGGTGATGGTGCTGCTGGGGGGCAGCCGGGGCCTGTGGGGGGCGGCCTTTGGGGCCTTGCTCTACACCTTCGTGCAGTCCTGGGTTAGCTCCTTCACCGATTTGTGGGGGGTGTTCGTGGGCTTATTGCTCATCGGCACGGTGCTCTTCGCCCGCGAGGGGCTTTGGCCCCTTTTGGAGCGGCGGCTGGGGGGTGAACGTGGAGGCGCTTAG
- a CDS encoding branched-chain amino acid ABC transporter permease, which produces MTLLLLTQLLNSLAFAMLLFLLALGLSLIFGVARVVNLAHGAFYMLGAYLGLALGNSLNFWLALLLVPLLVGLLGVAVERFLLRGLHGRELEQVLLTIGLGFVIADLLRATFGAAIRSVPPPEALAGPLFLGSFIYPKYPLFVLGVGVALFLLVRLLLARTPFGVQVRAVTADPGMASALGIRPAQVSLLTFGIGTALAGLGGVVGAPMIALAPGLDAQMTLFALIVVVIGGLGRIEGAFWGAILVGLVDGFGRLFLPQVAMFLIFALMALVLALKPEGLLGRRVA; this is translated from the coding sequence ATGACCCTGCTCTTGCTGACCCAACTCCTCAACAGCCTGGCCTTCGCCATGCTCCTCTTCCTCCTGGCGCTGGGGCTTTCCCTCATCTTCGGGGTGGCCCGGGTGGTTAACCTGGCCCACGGGGCCTTCTACATGCTGGGGGCCTATTTAGGGCTGGCCCTGGGGAATAGCCTCAACTTCTGGCTGGCCCTCCTCCTGGTGCCCCTCTTGGTGGGCCTTCTGGGGGTGGCGGTGGAGCGCTTCTTGCTGCGGGGCCTGCACGGGCGGGAGCTCGAGCAGGTGCTGCTCACCATTGGGCTGGGCTTCGTGATCGCCGACTTATTGCGGGCTACCTTCGGGGCGGCCATCCGCTCGGTGCCCCCGCCGGAGGCCCTGGCTGGGCCCTTGTTCCTGGGCTCCTTCATCTACCCCAAGTACCCCCTCTTCGTGCTGGGGGTGGGGGTGGCCCTCTTCCTGCTGGTGCGGCTTCTGCTGGCCCGCACGCCCTTTGGGGTGCAGGTGCGGGCGGTGACCGCCGACCCCGGCATGGCCAGCGCCCTGGGCATCCGGCCCGCCCAGGTGAGCCTGCTCACCTTCGGCATCGGCACCGCCTTGGCCGGGCTGGGAGGGGTGGTGGGGGCCCCCATGATCGCCCTGGCCCCGGGCCTCGACGCCCAGATGACCCTCTTCGCCCTGATCGTGGTGGTCATCGGGGGGCTGGGCCGCATCGAGGGGGCCTTCTGGGGGGCCATCCTGGTGGGGCTGGTGGACGGTTTTGGGCGGCTTTTCCTGCCCCAGGTGGCGATGTTTTTAATCTTCGCCCTGATGGCCCTGGTGCTGGCCCTGAAGCCCGAGGGGCTTTTGGGTAGGAGGGTGGCATGA
- a CDS encoding ABC transporter substrate-binding protein, with amino-acid sequence MGKMHRRQVIRTGLGLLGMASMSRFSFALAQQEPLRIGVVLSYSGPYARLGQEITRGMELYLDKVGYQAGGRRIQLLKEDEEADPAVAVRKVRKLVEQDRVNLLTGIILSSSAYGIRDYVHERQMPLIIANAAANGITRERRSPYIFRTSISAWQQHYPMGPWVARNVGKKVFLLALDYAFGKEATAAFKEGFLQAGGEVVAELYTPLGSTDYSAVISRIAAARPEAVHAVLSGSDAVIFLRQFVQFGLNRTVQLAVSGEVTDENVLEAIGDAALGAKSADHWVYTLNNSANREFIRAYRQKYNAVPNHFAVRGYDAMQFIVDAINGVQGDVSNRPRFLRALQSAKIISPRGFLEMDPETNNATQHVYAREVARIDGVLTNRLLADLGIIRDPGK; translated from the coding sequence ATGGGCAAGATGCACCGCAGGCAGGTGATACGCACGGGGTTGGGACTCTTGGGCATGGCCTCTATGAGCCGCTTTTCTTTTGCTCTGGCCCAGCAAGAGCCTCTGCGGATCGGGGTGGTGCTCTCCTACTCGGGGCCTTATGCCCGGTTGGGACAGGAGATCACCCGCGGGATGGAACTCTACTTGGATAAAGTAGGCTACCAGGCCGGGGGGCGGCGCATTCAGCTGCTAAAGGAAGACGAGGAGGCCGACCCCGCGGTGGCGGTGCGCAAGGTGCGCAAGCTGGTGGAGCAGGACCGGGTCAACCTGCTCACCGGGATTATCCTCTCTTCTTCGGCCTACGGCATCCGTGACTACGTGCACGAGCGGCAGATGCCCCTCATCATCGCCAACGCGGCGGCCAACGGCATCACCCGTGAGCGGCGCAGCCCCTACATCTTCCGCACCTCGATCAGCGCCTGGCAGCAGCACTACCCCATGGGCCCCTGGGTGGCGCGCAACGTGGGGAAGAAGGTCTTTTTGCTGGCGCTGGACTATGCCTTTGGTAAGGAGGCTACCGCGGCCTTCAAGGAGGGCTTCCTCCAGGCCGGGGGGGAGGTGGTGGCGGAGCTCTACACGCCTTTGGGCAGCACCGACTACAGCGCGGTGATCTCGCGCATCGCGGCGGCCCGGCCCGAGGCGGTGCACGCGGTGCTCTCAGGCAGCGACGCGGTGATCTTCCTGCGCCAGTTCGTGCAGTTTGGCCTCAACCGCACCGTTCAGCTCGCGGTGAGCGGCGAGGTGACCGACGAGAACGTGCTCGAGGCCATCGGGGATGCGGCCTTGGGCGCCAAGAGCGCCGACCACTGGGTCTACACCCTGAACAACAGCGCCAACCGGGAGTTCATAAGGGCCTACCGCCAGAAGTACAACGCGGTGCCCAACCACTTTGCCGTGCGCGGCTACGACGCCATGCAATTCATCGTAGACGCCATCAACGGCGTGCAGGGCGACGTGAGCAACCGTCCGCGCTTCCTGCGGGCCCTGCAGAGCGCTAAGATCATCAGCCCGCGCGGCTTTTTGGAGATGGACCCCGAGACCAACAACGCCACCCAGCACGTCTACGCGCGGGAGGTGGCCCGCATCGACGGGGTACTGACCAACCGCCTGCTGGCCGACCTGGGGATCATCCGCGACCCCGGCAAGTAG
- a CDS encoding aromatic ring-hydroxylating oxygenase subunit alpha: MAKVKTGVSPRLSRMLEELQEGVEDGLVPAWIFNDPELFELEKEKIFSRAWVYLAHESEIPKPGDYVLRYVLDNPYILVRGEDGVVRALLDMCRHRGMRVCRAELGNASHFRCPFHGWTYRNDGRLIGVPAEREAFGQDFNKEEWGLVPIPRLEAFDGMIFGNLDPEAPSLAEWLGDIRWYLELVTKRSPQGLEVLGPPQRWVVHTDWKLALETFLSDSYHTLMTHRSLIELGIAPKDAKYAMYGEQIHIPGKGHGSMVVGAPPGAKLPPFWGYPEEMLERARTSYPTPEQFETARETRILLVTLFPNFSFHNPIRKPDHKYQGAVPMLTFRVWHPLGPGRIEIFSWALVEKDAPEWFKEKTRHSYLRFFGSSGTFEQDDTEIWSHVAHNAATPQGRHLRLNYRMGLKLEPDPNWPGPGVAYGLNFTDANMRNFHRRYLEMLLS; encoded by the coding sequence ATGGCCAAGGTCAAAACAGGGGTCTCTCCGCGGCTCTCCCGGATGCTGGAGGAGCTGCAGGAGGGGGTGGAGGACGGCCTGGTGCCGGCCTGGATCTTCAACGACCCCGAGCTTTTTGAGCTGGAAAAGGAGAAGATTTTCAGCCGCGCTTGGGTCTACCTGGCCCACGAGTCGGAGATTCCCAAGCCCGGCGACTACGTGCTGCGCTACGTGCTGGACAACCCCTACATCCTGGTGCGGGGCGAGGACGGGGTGGTGCGGGCCCTTTTGGACATGTGCCGCCACCGGGGGATGCGGGTCTGCCGGGCCGAGCTGGGCAACGCCAGCCACTTCCGCTGCCCCTTCCACGGCTGGACCTACCGCAACGACGGGAGGCTCATAGGGGTGCCGGCGGAGCGCGAGGCCTTTGGGCAGGACTTCAACAAGGAGGAGTGGGGGCTGGTGCCCATACCCCGGCTCGAGGCCTTCGACGGGATGATCTTCGGCAACCTCGACCCCGAGGCCCCTTCCTTGGCGGAGTGGCTGGGGGACATCCGCTGGTACTTAGAGCTCGTCACCAAGCGCAGCCCACAGGGCCTCGAGGTGCTGGGCCCGCCCCAGCGCTGGGTAGTTCACACCGACTGGAAGCTGGCCCTGGAGACCTTTCTGAGCGACAGCTACCACACCCTCATGACCCACCGCTCGCTCATCGAGCTGGGCATCGCCCCCAAGGACGCCAAGTACGCCATGTACGGCGAGCAGATCCACATCCCCGGCAAGGGCCACGGCAGCATGGTGGTGGGGGCCCCGCCCGGGGCCAAGCTGCCCCCCTTCTGGGGCTACCCGGAGGAGATGCTCGAGCGCGCCCGCACCTCCTACCCCACCCCCGAGCAGTTCGAGACCGCCCGCGAGACCCGCATCCTCCTGGTCACGCTCTTTCCCAACTTCTCCTTCCACAACCCCATCCGCAAGCCCGACCACAAGTACCAAGGCGCCGTGCCCATGCTTACCTTCCGGGTCTGGCACCCCTTGGGCCCGGGCCGCATCGAGATTTTCTCCTGGGCCCTGGTGGAAAAAGACGCCCCGGAGTGGTTCAAGGAGAAGACCCGGCACTCCTACCTGCGTTTCTTCGGTTCCTCGGGCACCTTCGAGCAGGACGACACCGAGATCTGGAGCCACGTGGCCCACAACGCCGCCACCCCCCAGGGCCGCCACCTGCGCCTCAACTACCGCATGGGGCTCAAGCTCGAGCCCGACCCCAACTGGCCGGGGCCGGGGGTGGCCTACGGCCTCAACTTCACCGACGCCAACATGCGCAACTTCCACCGCCGCTATTTGGAGATGCTGCTTTCTTAG
- a CDS encoding ATP-binding cassette domain-containing protein — MNVEALRVEGVERAFGGLLALAGVSLEVAPGERRAVIGPNGAGKSTLFKVVAGELRPTRGRVYLRGREVTGVPQERVARLGLGRTFQRSNAFPELLVWENVALAHQAAGGRSGHFAAPLRLESEVEAALEQVGLSERAGVEVGRLSHGEKRQLEIAMALVQNPQVLLLDEPLAGLSGAERERIGELILGLEPRMTVLLVEHDLDYALRFAQRVTVLHYGEVVAEGEPEAIRQDPKVQEIYVGQGWGADRAVQSAPGLEVLRCEGLAAGYGPMRVLEGVGLRVGQGEVVALLGRNGMGKTTLLSTLMGLLPLQAGEVYFQGQALGRLPTHRRAELGLALVPQGRRMFEGLLVEEELRMAAWAQQGRWTLERVLEVFPRLAERRKSPSRALSGGEQQMVAIARALLRNPKLVLMDEPTEGLSPLMVRQVAEVIRALKAEGETVLLAEQNVQMALAVADRVYILEHGEIVWEGRPQEASGVVLHRYLGV; from the coding sequence GTGAACGTGGAGGCGCTTAGGGTCGAAGGGGTAGAGCGGGCCTTTGGGGGGCTGCTGGCCCTGGCCGGGGTCAGCCTGGAGGTGGCGCCGGGTGAGCGCCGGGCGGTGATCGGGCCCAACGGTGCGGGCAAGAGCACCCTCTTCAAGGTGGTGGCGGGGGAGCTGCGCCCCACCCGGGGGCGGGTCTACCTGCGGGGACGGGAAGTAACGGGGGTACCCCAGGAGCGGGTGGCGCGGCTGGGGCTGGGCCGCACCTTCCAGCGCTCCAACGCCTTCCCGGAGCTATTGGTCTGGGAAAACGTGGCCCTAGCGCACCAGGCTGCCGGGGGCCGGAGCGGCCACTTTGCCGCCCCGCTGCGGCTGGAATCGGAGGTGGAGGCGGCGCTGGAGCAGGTGGGTCTGAGCGAGCGGGCTGGGGTGGAGGTGGGCCGGCTCTCGCACGGGGAGAAGCGGCAGCTCGAGATCGCCATGGCTTTGGTGCAGAACCCCCAGGTGCTGCTTTTGGACGAGCCCCTGGCGGGGCTTTCCGGGGCCGAGCGGGAGCGCATCGGCGAGCTCATCTTGGGGCTCGAGCCCCGCATGACCGTGCTCTTGGTAGAGCACGACCTGGATTACGCCCTGCGCTTTGCCCAGCGGGTCACGGTGCTGCACTACGGCGAGGTGGTGGCCGAAGGGGAGCCCGAGGCCATCCGGCAAGACCCCAAGGTGCAGGAGATCTACGTGGGCCAGGGCTGGGGGGCGGACAGGGCCGTCCAGAGCGCCCCGGGCCTCGAGGTGCTGCGCTGCGAGGGGCTTGCGGCGGGGTACGGGCCCATGCGGGTGCTGGAAGGGGTGGGCCTGCGGGTGGGCCAGGGGGAGGTGGTGGCCCTCTTGGGCCGCAACGGCATGGGCAAGACCACCCTGCTCTCGACCCTGATGGGCCTTCTGCCCCTGCAAGCGGGTGAGGTCTACTTCCAGGGCCAGGCCCTGGGCCGCCTGCCCACCCACCGCCGGGCGGAGCTGGGGCTGGCCCTGGTGCCCCAGGGGCGGCGGATGTTCGAGGGGCTATTGGTGGAGGAGGAGCTGCGCATGGCGGCCTGGGCTCAGCAGGGGCGCTGGACGCTGGAGCGGGTGCTGGAGGTCTTTCCCCGGCTGGCCGAGCGGCGCAAAAGCCCTTCCAGGGCCCTATCCGGGGGTGAGCAGCAGATGGTGGCCATCGCCCGGGCCCTTTTGCGCAACCCCAAGCTGGTCTTGATGGACGAGCCCACCGAGGGGCTCTCGCCCCTCATGGTGCGGCAGGTGGCGGAGGTAATCCGCGCCCTGAAGGCCGAGGGCGAGACGGTCTTGTTGGCCGAGCAGAACGTGCAGATGGCGCTGGCGGTGGCCGACCGGGTCTACATCCTGGAGCACGGCGAGATCGTCTGGGAAGGCCGCCCGCAGGAGGCCAGCGGCGTGGTGCTGCACCGCTATTTGGGTGTGTGA